A region from the Aquila chrysaetos chrysaetos chromosome 15, bAquChr1.4, whole genome shotgun sequence genome encodes:
- the LOC115351004 gene encoding cytochrome c oxidase assembly protein COX14 homolog, producing MVSGKQLADFGYKAFSGSMMLLTIYGGYLCGVRAYRLLQRRRERQAVTGSES from the coding sequence ATGGTATCCGGCAAGCAGTTGGCCGACTTCGGCTACAAGGCCTTCTCCGGTTCCATGATGCTGCTGACGATCTACGGCGGGTACCTGTGCGGCGTCCGCGCCTACCGACTCCTCCAGCGCCGCCGAGAACGGCAGGCCGTGACCGGCTCCGAGAGCTGA